A genomic stretch from Anaerolinea thermophila UNI-1 includes:
- a CDS encoding response regulator transcription factor, with translation MTRILLIDDSRYARSTLKQALGEGYQYLEAADALSGLELYFLEKPELVILDLTMPGMNGLEMLAQLKAIEPAARVIVCSADVQEFSQQEALRLGAARFLAKPIAPEHLRTAVSEVLEREA, from the coding sequence ATGACCCGAATCCTGCTGATTGACGACTCGCGTTACGCCCGCAGTACCCTCAAACAAGCCCTGGGAGAGGGCTACCAGTACCTCGAAGCCGCCGATGCGCTAAGCGGGCTGGAACTGTACTTTCTGGAAAAACCCGAACTGGTCATCCTCGACCTGACCATGCCCGGCATGAACGGACTGGAGATGCTGGCACAGTTGAAAGCCATTGAGCCTGCGGCAAGGGTCATCGTCTGCTCGGCAGACGTGCAGGAATTCAGCCAGCAGGAAGCCCTGCGCCTGGGCGCGGCGCGCTTCCTTGCCAAGCCCATTGCGCCGGAGCACCTGCGCACAGCAGTTTCCGAAGTGTTAGAAAGAGAGGCGTAA
- a CDS encoding chemotaxis protein CheC: MHLSPEQMDTLTEMVNIGFGRAAASLSALVHQRIVLRAPEIALYPLEDLPHQLNFLSPEVTSVHQIFSGALNGDAILLLDYDSASILVNLLTGEPPIPRPLTSSDREALTEIGNILLNAFVGTLGNLLKVKIFFAVPRLNIEAVHEMLQTLNIGGNEIRYTLVVKTYFETSDGSVSGYVVMIMGLESLERLSAALNPAPESAG, from the coding sequence ATGCACTTATCCCCCGAACAGATGGACACCCTGACCGAGATGGTCAACATCGGCTTTGGACGTGCCGCCGCTTCGCTCTCGGCGCTGGTACATCAGCGCATTGTACTGCGCGCACCGGAGATCGCCCTCTACCCGCTGGAAGACCTGCCCCATCAACTCAACTTCCTCAGTCCGGAAGTGACCTCGGTGCACCAGATTTTCAGCGGCGCGCTCAACGGCGATGCCATCCTCCTGCTGGATTACGACAGCGCCTCCATTCTGGTCAACCTGCTCACCGGCGAACCGCCCATCCCCCGCCCGCTGACTTCCTCCGACCGCGAAGCCCTGACCGAAATCGGCAACATCCTGCTGAATGCCTTTGTCGGCACCCTGGGCAACCTGCTCAAGGTGAAGATTTTCTTTGCCGTGCCGCGCCTCAACATCGAAGCCGTCCATGAGATGTTACAAACGCTCAACATCGGCGGCAATGAGATTCGCTATACCCTGGTGGTGAAAACCTACTTTGAGACCAGCGATGGCAGTGTCAGCGGCTATGTGGTGATGATTATGGGACTGGAATCGCTGGAGCGCCTCAGCGCCGCGCTGAACCCCGCTCCCGAAAGTGCCGGGTAA